In Quercus lobata isolate SW786 chromosome 12, ValleyOak3.0 Primary Assembly, whole genome shotgun sequence, a genomic segment contains:
- the LOC115971690 gene encoding uncharacterized protein LOC115971690 isoform X2, with translation MPLMHSAMVACSLYLLTGCICSQWPDLAHVLLAHPKMGKNTTSNSEANKTRALWGDPSWTTTFCNLCAEEIEARDKGIFAALSAKGWSNLVIKVCDETGLNYDKEQLKCRWDVLKANWRVWNKLKGLDTNLGWDAMKETIDASDDWWDMKLKVDVFMDAAFGAVLVAIRFLDIKLSAQYPVSCMKSNLTAEQIVNYLC, from the exons ATGCCTCTTATGCATTCAGCAATGGTGGCATGCAGTCTATATCTATTAACAGGGTGTATATGTTCACAATGGCCAGATCTTGCTCATGTATTGCTTGCACATCCTAAG ATGGGTAAAAACACCACTTCCAACTCCGAGGCAAACAAAACAAGAGCATTATGGGGAGATCCAAGTTGGACAACTACTTTTTGTAACCTTTGTGCGGAAGAGATTGAAGCTAGGGATAAAGGAATCTTTGCTGCCTTAAGTGCCAAAGGTTGGAGCAATTTGGTAATCAAAGTATGTGATGAGACCGGTCTAAACTATGATAAGGAACAATTAAAATGTAGGTGGGATGTGTTAAAAGCAAATTGGAGAGTGTGGAACAAATTGAAGGGTCTTGACACAAATTTAGGTTGGGATGCAATGAAGGAAACGATTGATGCTAGTGATGATTGGTGGGACATGAAGTTGAAG GTTGACGTATTTATGGATGCTGCTTTCGGAGCAGTTCTTGTAGCCATTAGGTTTCTTGACATCAAGCTGTCAGCTCAATATCCTGTTTCATGCATGAAATCAAATCTGACTGCTGAACAAATTGTTAACTATCTCTGCTAG
- the LOC115971690 gene encoding nodulin homeobox-like isoform X3 — protein sequence MFLERLLRNKELCEKGGVLFLVRAIFKLNVTPPFVESSRVVAAVSRRKAKVLSILLSLCESESLSYLDDVASSPGSLDLAKSVALEVFGLLKTELGRDPKHQTRTGDSERAADNLAASRTSGAFS from the exons ATGTTTCTGGAGCGCCTACTCAGGAATAAG GAACTATGTGAAAAGGGTGGTGTTCTGTTTTTGGTGCGAGCCATCTTTAAGCTAAATGTCACACCACCTTTTGTAGAATCCTCCAGAGTTGTGGCTGCTGTATCTAGGCGGAAAGCTAAAGTCCTATCAATT CTGTTGAGTCTGTGTGAATCAGAAAGCCTCTCTTACCTGGATGACGTTGCTAGTTCACCAGGGAGCCTGGATTTGGCAAAATCTGTAGCTTTAGAG GTTTTTGGGTTATTGAAGACTGAGCTTGGTAGAGATCCCAAACATCAGACAAGGACAGGAGATTCAGAAAGAGCTGCAGATAATTTAGCTGCATCAAGAACATCAG GGGCCTTCAGCTAG
- the LOC115971690 gene encoding L10-interacting MYB domain-containing protein-like isoform X1 — MPLMHSAMVACSLYLLTGCICSQWPDLAHVLLAHPKMGKNTTSNSEANKTRALWGDPSWTTTFCNLCAEEIEARDKGIFAALSAKGWSNLVIKVCDETGLNYDKEQLKCRWDVLKANWRVWNKLKGLDTNLGWDAMKETIDASDDWWDMKLKEVSKASKFRHKGLQNLQQLDRMFRNVATAGVGLMLTYLWMLLSEQFL, encoded by the exons ATGCCTCTTATGCATTCAGCAATGGTGGCATGCAGTCTATATCTATTAACAGGGTGTATATGTTCACAATGGCCAGATCTTGCTCATGTATTGCTTGCACATCCTAAG ATGGGTAAAAACACCACTTCCAACTCCGAGGCAAACAAAACAAGAGCATTATGGGGAGATCCAAGTTGGACAACTACTTTTTGTAACCTTTGTGCGGAAGAGATTGAAGCTAGGGATAAAGGAATCTTTGCTGCCTTAAGTGCCAAAGGTTGGAGCAATTTGGTAATCAAAGTATGTGATGAGACCGGTCTAAACTATGATAAGGAACAATTAAAATGTAGGTGGGATGTGTTAAAAGCAAATTGGAGAGTGTGGAACAAATTGAAGGGTCTTGACACAAATTTAGGTTGGGATGCAATGAAGGAAACGATTGATGCTAGTGATGATTGGTGGGACATGAAGTTGAAG GAAGTATCCAAAGCTTCAAAATTTCGACATAAAGGTCTACAGAATCTACAACAACTTGATAGAATGTTTAGGAATGTTGCAACAGCTGGAGTAGGACTCAT GTTGACGTATTTATGGATGCTGCTTTCGGAGCAGTTCTTGTAG